From a single Silene latifolia isolate original U9 population chromosome 6, ASM4854445v1, whole genome shotgun sequence genomic region:
- the LOC141587637 gene encoding F-box/kelch-repeat protein At3g23880-like translates to MNNNSKNPTNSLNLPYISECKYLPPEIWNRILSTLPVKTLLKFRCVCKYWCSIIDNPDFIHMHFQHSQINSGNNKKLLVALEGIRTIGDEGYLFTLRDAETLQNTGLILSKSVRWYRYRIINSCNGLLLVRRYVGNHYDEKIKLWNPSIRKSLMLPTCPFYRPCWYLFGFAPDSQDYKVVALHNKWEDEAKMYFAVYTLSNQQWTLRNNPLSVTNLNDMANKSMYWLICCLLQAIFIRGVAYWLTFTHVVSFDFDKENMTVLKLPSSLNKKGYLRYLFLLGGSLAVFGISGENASIWVLEQDNIKGPWTLWLSGKSSWKGYESFKEYNNSIEKIFYCERDGGYFVYGKKAYNIVSCKVHELNKSMSYYLDLETYSESLVLSYGYEPVVWGSTHE, encoded by the coding sequence ATGAATAATAACAGTAAGAATCCCACAAATTCATTGAATTTGCCCTACATTTCAGAATGCAAGTACTTACCACCCGAAATTTGGAACCGTATTTTGTCAACATTACCGGTGAAAACCCTATTAAAATTCAGGTGCGTATGTAAATATTGGTGCTCTATTATCGATAATCCTGatttcattcacatgcatttccaacattcccaaatCAATTCTGGGAATAATAAAAAACTATTAGTAGCTCTCGAGGGTATAAGAACTATTGGAGATGAAGGATATTTGTTTACACTTCGTGATGCTGAAACTCTTCAAAATACCGGTCTTATTTTAAGTAAATCTGTTCGGTGGTATAGGTACCGTATTATAAATAGCTGTAATGGGTTGCTCTTAGTTCGACGATATGTTGGTAATCATTACGATGAAAAAATCAAATTGTGGAACCCTTCTATTCGCAAATCATTGATGCTTCCCACTTGCCCGTTCTACCGCCCTTGTTGGTATTTGTTTGGGTTCGCACCTGATAGTCAGGATTATAAAGTGGTTGCACTTCACAATAAGTGGGAAGACGAGGCAAAAATGTATTTTGCAGTTTATACACTCAGTAATCAACAATGGACGCTCAGAAATAATCCCCTGAGCGTCACTAATCTGAATGATATGGCTAATAAGAGCATGTATTGGCTGATTTGTTGTCTATTGCAGGCTATTTTCATTCGAGGGGTAGCATACTGGCTTACATTTACTCATGTTGTTTCCTTTGACTTTGATAAGGAAAATATGACCGTTTTGAAACTGCCGTCTAGTTTGAACAAAAAAGGCTACTTGAGGTATCTGTTTCTTCTTGGGGGGTCGCTAGCGGTTTTTGGTATTTCCGGGGAAAATGCTAGTATATGGGTGCTTGAGCAAGACAACATAAAGGGGCCATGGACTCTATGGTTGTCCGGGAAATCAAGTTGGAAAGGTTATGAATCGTTCAAGGAGTACAATAACTCAATAGAAAAGATTTTCTATTGCGAGAGGGACGGTGGCTATTTTGTTTATGGGAAGAAGGCTTATAATATAGTTAGTTGCAAAGTTCACGAGTTGAATAAATCTATGAGCTACTATTTAGACTTGGAAACGTATTCAGAAAGCTTGGTGTTGTCCTATGGATATGAACCCGTGGTTTGGGGGAGTACCCATGAATAA
- the LOC141587638 gene encoding uncharacterized protein LOC141587638, whose translation MGCSGDVGYVLTVRDAQTLAKIDRIFRIYSGKYRIIGSCNGLLLVGLYALQGYLKELRLWNPCIRKSLIFPKCPLPSYLISDRDWYVFGFASDCQDYKVVKFAFDKNRDKVSGNMYIAVYRLGDQQWTVRNDPLHVGFIININNSRGLFHSVLTSVFFRGAVHWLGKLDVQRDTFTHLASFDFDQEKLTFLELPFTCEEEGSLRFLFFLEGSLAVFSISKVSSSIWMLEQDNQNGPWRLLFSGKSSEDGYEVFKLCSANLEKVFYCENNGGYLVCGNQAYNIASGQVQPFKRYMSSHLKLEKYWESLVLFKGYGARDLRSFP comes from the coding sequence ATGGGATGCTCTGGAGACGTAGGTTATGTGTTGACTGTTCGTGATGCTCAAACTCTTGCTAAAATTGATCGAATTTTTAGAATATATTCGGGAAAGTATCGTATTATAGGTAGCTGTAATGGCTTGCTTTTAGTGGGACTATATGCTCTTCAGGGTTACCTTAAAGAATTGAGATTGTGGAATCCTTGTATTCGCAAATCCTTGATATTTCCTAAATGCCCACTTCCTTCCTATTTGATCAGCGACCGTGATTGGTATGTCTTTGGGTTCGCCTCTGATTGTCAGGATTATAAAGTGGTTAAATTCGCATTTGACAAAAATCGTGATAAAGTGTCTGGAAATATGTATATTGCAGTTTATAGACTCGGTGATCAACAATGGACGGTCAGAAATGATCCCCTCCATGTCGGTTTTATTATCAACATTAATAATAGCCGTGGGCTATTTCACTCTGTATTAACTTCTGTTTTCTTTCGAGGCGCTGTACACTGGCTTGGAAAACTTGATGTCCAAAGGGATACATTTACTCATCTTGCTTCTTTCGACTTTGATCAGGAAAAATTAACCTTTTTAGAACTGCCATTTACTTGCGAAGAAGAAGGCTCCTTGAGGTTTTTGTTTTTTCTTGAGGGGTCGCTAGCGGTTTTCAGTATTTCCAAAGTAAGTTCCAGCATATGGATGCTAGAACAGGACAACCAAAATGGGCCATGGAGACTATTGTTTTCTGGGAAATCAAGTGAGGATGGTTATGAAGTTTTCAAGTTGTGCTCTGCTAATCTTGAAAAGGTGTTCTATTGTGAGAATAATGGTGGCTATTTAGTGTGCGGGAACCAAGCTTATAATATAGCTAGTGGCCAAGTGCAGCCGTTCAAAAGATATATGAGCTCTCATTTAAAGCTGGAGAAGTATTGGGAGAGCTTGGTTTTGTTCAAAGGATACGGAGCCCGTGATTTGAGGTCCTTCCCATGA
- the LOC141587639 gene encoding putative F-box only protein 9: MKSPSSSSKLINNSEFKYLPPEIWTQILSKFSAKTLLKFRCVCKYWRSVIDNPDFVHIHFQHYHINSENNASNKLLVALEGMGSSGDQGCLLTVRDAKTLGKIESILFKIHSYRYRLIGSCNGLLLVGRSRYTRSRYTRDPEELRLWNPCIRKSLILPTCPLCPLRTYLMKDRSWCLFGFAPDSKDYKVVAFGFDNCQAKDIEQIYYLFDSARDSMDYKMNFAVFTHSNQQWTVRNDPVNVRFLNNNISMFRSLSTAVFFGGGAHWLGKIDQKRIAFTHLGSFDFDQENLTLLELPFTCVEEGSLRFLFLFRGSLAVFSISEVSSSIWVLEQDNQKGPWTLWFSGKSSEDSYDVFELCHYKLQKVFYCESDGGYLVCGKWAYNIASGQVQLLKRYMSSHLKLETYLESLVLSKGYGARDLRSIP; the protein is encoded by the coding sequence ATGAAGAGTCCCTCAAGTTCATCAAAATTGATCAATAATTCGGAATTCAAGTACTTACCACCCGAAATTTGGACTCAGATTTTGTCAAAATTCTCGGCGAAAACCCTATTAAAATTCAGATGCGTATGTAAATATTGGCGTTCCGTTATTGATAACCCAGATTTCGTTCACATTCATTTCCAACATTATCatatcaattctgaaaataaTGCGAGTAATAAATTATTGGTAGCCCTGGAGGGTATGGGATCCTCTGGAGATCAAGGGTGTTTGTTGACGGTTCGTGATGCTAAAACTCTAGGTAAAATCGAGAGCATTTTGTTTAAAATACATTCGTACAGGTACCGTCTTATAGGTAGCTGTAATGGCTTGCTTTTAGTGGGACGATCTCGTTATACACGATCTCGTTATACACGTGACCCGGAAGAATTGAGATTGTGGAACCCTTGTATTCGCAAATCCTTGATACTTCCTACTTGCCCACTTTGCCCACTTCGCACATACTTGATGAAGGACCGAAGTTGGTGTTTGTTTGGGTTTGCCCCTGATAGTAAGGATTATAAAGTGGTTGCCTTTGGATTTGACAATTGTCAGGCTAAAGATATTGAACAAATATACTATTTGTTCGACTCTGCCCGTGATAGTATGgattataaaatgaattttgcAGTTTTTACTCACAGTAATCAACAATGGACCGTCAGAAATGATCCCGTCAATGTCCGTTTTCTGAACAATAATATTAGTATGTTTCGATCTCTATCAACTGCTGTTTTCTTTGGAGGTGGGGCTCACTGGCTTGGAAAAATTGATCAAAAAAGGATTGCATTTACTCATCTTGGTTCCTTTGACTTTGATCAGGAAAATTTAACCTTATTGGAACTGCCATTTACTTGCGTAGAAGAAGGCTCCTTaaggtttctttttctttttcggggATCGCTAGCCGTTTTCAGTATTTCTGAGGTAAGTTCCAGCATATGGGTGCTAGAACAGGACAACCAAAAGGGGCCGTGGACTCTATGGTTTTCAGGGAAATCAAGTGAGGATAGTTATGATGTATTCGAGTTGTGCCATTATAAGCTTCAGAAGGTGTTCTATTGCGAGAGTGATGGTGGCTATTTAGTTTGCGGGAAATGGGCTTATAATATAGCTAGTGGTCAAGTACAGCTGTTGAAAAGATATATGAGCTCTCATTTAAAACTGGAAACGTATTTGGAGAGCTTGGTGTTGTCCAAAGGATACGGAGCCCGTGATTTGAGGTCCATCCCATGA
- the LOC141587640 gene encoding putative F-box protein At5g47300 yields MGKSGDQGCLLTVHDAQTLRTVDYIVRTYSYRYRILGSCNGLLLVGQYAPLGYLNDQLRLWNPCIRKSLILQPCPFRPYLPDNLSCYLFGFSPRSKDYKVVAFELDESQGSENEKMYTLSNQQWTVRNKALNISNLNTNDMFGLFYFLFTAVYFRGAAYWLGNNDKRTKAITHICSFDFDEESFTFLELPFSWDDRTCWFLFLLGESLAIFNISEVTSSIWVLQQDNKKEPWTLRFSGKSSWRGYQHKGKGHCYGRVVVSL; encoded by the exons ATGGGAAAGTCTGGAGATCAAGGATGTTTGTTGACAGTTCATGATGCTCAAACTCTTCGTACAGTCGATTACATTGTTAGAACGTATTCATACCGGTACCGTATTTTAGGTAGCTGTAATGGCTTGCTTTTAGTGGGACAATATGCTCCTCTAGGTTACCTTAATGATCAATTGAGATTGTGGAACCCTTGTATTCGCAAATCGTTGATACTTCAACCTTGCCCATTTCGCCCCTATTTGCCCGACAACCTTAGTTGCTATTTGTTCGGGTTTTCCCCTCGTAGTAAGGATTATAAAGTGGTTGCATTTGAATTGGACGAAAGTCAGGGTAGTGAGAATGAAAAAATGTATACGCTGAGTAATCAACAATGGACTGTCAGAAATAAAGCCCTTAATATCAGTAATCTGAACACTAATGATATGTTTGGGCTGTTTTATTTTCTATTTACTGCTGTTTACTTTCGAGGGGCAGCATACTGGCTCggaaacaatgataaaagaacgAAGGCAATAACTCATATTTGTTCCTTTGATTTTGATGAGGAAAGTTTCACCTTTTTGGAACTCCCTTTTAGTTGGGACGATAGAACATGTTGGTTTCTGTTTCTTCTCGGAGAATCACTAGCGATTTTCAATATTTCTGAGGTAACTTCCAGCATATGGGTGCTACAACAGGACAACAAAAAGGAACCATGGACTCTACGGTTTTCAGGAAAGTCAAGTTGGCGTGGTTATCAA CACAAAGGTAAAGGCCATTGTTACGGCCGTGTTGTTGTTTCGCTTTAA
- the LOC141586459 gene encoding uncharacterized protein LOC141586459, producing MGCSGDVGCVLTVRDAETLSKIDRSIRIHSERYRILGSCNGLLLVALYAPDGPLKELRLWNPCIRKSLIFPVCPLRLGWITDFVWYVFGFAPRSQDFKVVGFVPDHIQGEQNGIIYFAVYTLSNQEWTVRKDPLNLPILNNYSRRGLFDSVSAAVFFRGAGHWLGKVDNHRNAFTHLVSFDFDQETLTFLELPFTCEEKGSLRFLFFLEGSLAVLGISKVSSSIWMLEQDDHKGSWTLWFSGNSSEDGYEVFELCHSKLEKVFYCESDGGYFVCGNKTYNIASGQVQPFKRYMSSHLKLEKYWENLVLFKGYGARDLRSFP from the coding sequence ATGGGATGCTCCGGAGACGTAGGTTGTGTATTGACAGTTCGCGATGCTGAAACTCTTAGTAAAATTGATCGAAGTATTAGAATACATTCGGAAAGGTATCGTATTTTAGGTAGCTGTAATGGGTTGCTTTTAGTGGCACTATATGCTCCTGACGGTCCCCTTAAAGAATTGAGATTGTGGAACCCTTGTATTCGCAAATCCTTGATATTTCCTGTTTGCCCACTTCGCTTAGGTTGGATCACCGACTTTGTTTGGTATGTGTTTGGGTTCGCCCCTCGTAGTCAGGATTTTAAAGTGGTTGGGTTTGTCCCTGACCATATTCAGGGTGAACAGAATGGAATAATCTATTTTGCAGTTTATACACTCAGTAATCAAGAATGGACCGTCAGAAAAGATCCCCTTAATCTCCCTATTCTCAACAATTATAGTAGGCGTGGCCTATTTGACTCTGTATCAGCTGCTGTTTTCTTTCGAGGCGCAGGACACTGGCTTGGAAAAGTTGATAACCATAGGAATGCATTTACTCATCTTGTGTCCTTCGACTTTGATCAGGAAACATTAACCTTTTTGGAACTGCCATTCACTTGCGAAGAAAAAGGCTCCTTGAGGTTTCTGTTTTTTCTTGAGGGGTCGCTGGCCGTTTTGGGTATATCTAAAGTAAGTTCCAGCATATGGATGTTAGAACAGGATGACCATAAGGGGTCGTGGACTCTATGGTTTTCAGGGAATTCAAGTGAGGATGGTTATGAAGTATTCGAGTTGTGCCATAGTAAGCTTGAGAAGGTGTTCTATTGTGAGAGTGATGGCGGTTATTTTGTTTGCGGGAACAAGACTTATAATATAGCTAGTGGCCAAGTGCAGCCGTTCAAAAGATATATGAGCTCTCATTTAAAACTGGAGAAGTATTGGGAGAACTTGGTTTTGTTCAAAGGATATGGAGCCCGTGATTTGAGGTCCTTCCCATGA